Proteins from a single region of Serinus canaria isolate serCan28SL12 chromosome 28, serCan2020, whole genome shotgun sequence:
- the LOC103821964 gene encoding perilipin-3-like isoform X1, which translates to MRSGRAPGYKGRRGGAGRARSRTERSRTDPSRQRPTMATSEPTPAQPKAEEQQNIGTRVANLPLVSSAYDMVSSAYTCTKESHPYVRSVCDVAEKGVKTLTAAAVSGAQPLLTRLEPQISSANEFACKGLDKLEEKLPILQQPPQKIISDTKLLVTSTVTGARDVLTSTVAGAKDAVSSRMAGAKDAVSGTVAGARDAVSNTVAGARDAVSSTVAGARDAVSNTVAGARDAVSNTVAGARDAVSNTVAGARDAVAGAKDVVSITMTGAKDAVSSRVTGVMDMTKGAVQGGVELTRSAVSSGVSTVGQMVASGVDSVLGKSEELVDHYLPMTDEELAKLATAVEGFEPEQQKQQHSYFVRLGSLSTKVRHRALQHSLYKLQSARQSSQDLLAQLQRTLDLVEELKQGVDQRLQGGQEKLQQLWLDWSKKQPGGAKDQVPPEAVESGTVTMLQGLSQQLQSSCQPLVSSLQGLPATVQDTAGQVRQNVEELQAALAPVTSLQDVTGSVLARARGHATKARQLMDELVEHVARNTPLTWLVGPFAPSGKRPEEREME; encoded by the exons ATGCGCTCGGGGCGGGCTCCGGGGTATAAAGGGCGGCGGGGAGGAGCGGGGCGAGCCCGGAGCCGAACCGAGCGGAGCAGAACCGACCCCAGCCGCCAGCG ccccaccatggCCACCAGCGAGCCCACGCCGGCGCAGCCcaaggcagaggagcagcag AACATCGGGACCCGCGTGGCCAACCTGCCCCTGGTGAGCTCTGCTTACGACATGGTGTCCTCCGCCTACACCTGTACCAAGGAGAGCCACCCCTACGTGCGCTCCGTCTGCGATGTGGCTGAGAAGGGCGTGAAGACGCTGACGGCGGCAGCAGTGAGCGGggcccagcccctcctcacccGGCTGGAGCCCCAGA TTTCTTCTGCCAATGAATTTGCCTGCAAAGGGCTGGAcaagctggaggagaagctgcccatcctgcagcagcccccccAGAAG ATCATCTCAGACACCAAACTGCTGGTGACCTCCACGGTGACGGGGGCCAGGGATGTGCTGACCAGCACCGTGGCTGGGGCCAAGGATGCAGTGTCCAGCAGGATGGCCGGGGCCAAGGATGCAGTGTCCGGCACCGTGGCCGGGGCCAGGGATGCCGTGTCCAACACCGTGGCTGGGGCCAGGGATGCCGTGTCCAGCACAGTGGCCGGAGCCAGGGATGCCGTGTCCAACACCGTGGCTGGGGCCAGGGATGCCGTGTCCAACACCGTGGCTGGGGCCAGGGATGCCGTGTCCAACACCGTGGCTGGAGCCAGGGATGCAGTGGCTGGGGCCAAGGATGTAGTGTCCATCACCATGACCGGGGCCAAGGATGCAGTGTCCAGCCGAGTGACCGGTGTGATGGACATGACCAAAGGGGCAGTGCAGGGTGGCGTGGAGCTGACCAGGTCAGCGGTCAGCAGCGGCGTCAGCACCGTGGGCCAGATGGTGGCCAGCGGGGTGGACTCCGTGCTGGGCAAGTCGGAGGAGCTGGTGGACCATTACCTGCCCATGACAGATGAGGAGCTGG CCAAGCTGGCCACGGCCGTGGAGGGCTTCGAGCcggagcagcagaagcagcagcacagctacTTCGTGCGCCTGGGCTCCCTCTCCACCAAGGTGCGGCACCGAGCGCTCCAGCACTCCCTGTACAAACTGCAGAGCGCCCgccagagcagccaggacctgctggcccagctccagcgCACCCTCGACCTG GTGGAGGAACTGAAGCAGGGCGTGgaccagaggctgcagggagggcaggagaagctgcagcagctgtggctggacTGGAGCAAGAAGCAGCCGGGCGGTGCCAAGGATCAGGTGCCACCAGAG GCGGTGGAGTCGGGCACGGTGACCATGCTGCAGGGCttgagccagcagctgcagagctcctgccagcccttggtgtccagcctgcagggcctccctgccaCCGTGCAGGACACGGCGGGGCAGGTCCGTCAGAAcgtggaggagctgcaggcgGCGCTGGcccctgtcacctccctgcaggACGTGACGGGCTCCGTGCTGGCCCGGGCCCGCGGCCACGCCACCAAAGCCCGGCAGCTGATGGACGAGCTGGTGGAACACGTGGCCCGCAACACCCCCCTGACGTGGCTGGTGGGACCCTTCGCCCCCTCGGGCAAGCGCCCGGAGGAGCGGGAGATGGAGTAG
- the LOC103821964 gene encoding perilipin-3-like isoform X2: MATSEPTPAQPKAEEQQNIGTRVANLPLVSSAYDMVSSAYTCTKESHPYVRSVCDVAEKGVKTLTAAAVSGAQPLLTRLEPQISSANEFACKGLDKLEEKLPILQQPPQKIISDTKLLVTSTVTGARDVLTSTVAGAKDAVSSRMAGAKDAVSGTVAGARDAVSNTVAGARDAVSSTVAGARDAVSNTVAGARDAVSNTVAGARDAVSNTVAGARDAVAGAKDVVSITMTGAKDAVSSRVTGVMDMTKGAVQGGVELTRSAVSSGVSTVGQMVASGVDSVLGKSEELVDHYLPMTDEELAKLATAVEGFEPEQQKQQHSYFVRLGSLSTKVRHRALQHSLYKLQSARQSSQDLLAQLQRTLDLVEELKQGVDQRLQGGQEKLQQLWLDWSKKQPGGAKDQVPPEAVESGTVTMLQGLSQQLQSSCQPLVSSLQGLPATVQDTAGQVRQNVEELQAALAPVTSLQDVTGSVLARARGHATKARQLMDELVEHVARNTPLTWLVGPFAPSGKRPEEREME, translated from the exons atggCCACCAGCGAGCCCACGCCGGCGCAGCCcaaggcagaggagcagcag AACATCGGGACCCGCGTGGCCAACCTGCCCCTGGTGAGCTCTGCTTACGACATGGTGTCCTCCGCCTACACCTGTACCAAGGAGAGCCACCCCTACGTGCGCTCCGTCTGCGATGTGGCTGAGAAGGGCGTGAAGACGCTGACGGCGGCAGCAGTGAGCGGggcccagcccctcctcacccGGCTGGAGCCCCAGA TTTCTTCTGCCAATGAATTTGCCTGCAAAGGGCTGGAcaagctggaggagaagctgcccatcctgcagcagcccccccAGAAG ATCATCTCAGACACCAAACTGCTGGTGACCTCCACGGTGACGGGGGCCAGGGATGTGCTGACCAGCACCGTGGCTGGGGCCAAGGATGCAGTGTCCAGCAGGATGGCCGGGGCCAAGGATGCAGTGTCCGGCACCGTGGCCGGGGCCAGGGATGCCGTGTCCAACACCGTGGCTGGGGCCAGGGATGCCGTGTCCAGCACAGTGGCCGGAGCCAGGGATGCCGTGTCCAACACCGTGGCTGGGGCCAGGGATGCCGTGTCCAACACCGTGGCTGGGGCCAGGGATGCCGTGTCCAACACCGTGGCTGGAGCCAGGGATGCAGTGGCTGGGGCCAAGGATGTAGTGTCCATCACCATGACCGGGGCCAAGGATGCAGTGTCCAGCCGAGTGACCGGTGTGATGGACATGACCAAAGGGGCAGTGCAGGGTGGCGTGGAGCTGACCAGGTCAGCGGTCAGCAGCGGCGTCAGCACCGTGGGCCAGATGGTGGCCAGCGGGGTGGACTCCGTGCTGGGCAAGTCGGAGGAGCTGGTGGACCATTACCTGCCCATGACAGATGAGGAGCTGG CCAAGCTGGCCACGGCCGTGGAGGGCTTCGAGCcggagcagcagaagcagcagcacagctacTTCGTGCGCCTGGGCTCCCTCTCCACCAAGGTGCGGCACCGAGCGCTCCAGCACTCCCTGTACAAACTGCAGAGCGCCCgccagagcagccaggacctgctggcccagctccagcgCACCCTCGACCTG GTGGAGGAACTGAAGCAGGGCGTGgaccagaggctgcagggagggcaggagaagctgcagcagctgtggctggacTGGAGCAAGAAGCAGCCGGGCGGTGCCAAGGATCAGGTGCCACCAGAG GCGGTGGAGTCGGGCACGGTGACCATGCTGCAGGGCttgagccagcagctgcagagctcctgccagcccttggtgtccagcctgcagggcctccctgccaCCGTGCAGGACACGGCGGGGCAGGTCCGTCAGAAcgtggaggagctgcaggcgGCGCTGGcccctgtcacctccctgcaggACGTGACGGGCTCCGTGCTGGCCCGGGCCCGCGGCCACGCCACCAAAGCCCGGCAGCTGATGGACGAGCTGGTGGAACACGTGGCCCGCAACACCCCCCTGACGTGGCTGGTGGGACCCTTCGCCCCCTCGGGCAAGCGCCCGGAGGAGCGGGAGATGGAGTAG